From a region of the Arachis ipaensis cultivar K30076 chromosome B09, Araip1.1, whole genome shotgun sequence genome:
- the LOC107619750 gene encoding RING-H2 finger protein ATL16, protein MDLVMRRHMIYVSLSESESISPNPGTDHAHSSSGTSFPIIAIAIIGIMATAFLLVSYYIFVIKCCLNWHRIDILRRFSPSRRRRGGDDPALAVYSSGIQAEPRGLDEAVIRLIPVIGYKNSQHSSCECAVCLNEFQEHDKLRIIPNCSHVFHIDCIDVWLQNNANCPLCRTSISLTSRFSIHQLLTPPTTSSSPPPSSSSSSSSPQQLIEDEDFVVIELGDERVRGLESSPLPRTCSVVSSSPRKKGMKLKKVTSMGDECIDMRGNKDENFSVQPIRRSFSMDSSGDRKFYLAVQEALKQQQQQQQQQHNNTIEGCSGGSASGRAKRSFFSFGYGSGRSRSSVLPVLLDS, encoded by the coding sequence ATGGATCTTGTAATGAGAAGACACATGATTTATGTGTCATTGTCAGAGTCAGAATCTATTTCTCCAAATCCAGGGACTGATCATGCGCATTCATCTTCAGGAACAAGCTTTCCAATCATAGCAATTGCCATAATAGGAATAATGGCCACAGCGTTCTTGCTAGTAAGCTACTACATCTTTGTCATCAAATGCTGCCTCAATTGGCACCGAATCGATATCTTGCGGCGGTTCTCTCCTTCCAGAAGGCGCCGCGGCGGCGACGATCCAGCCTTAGCAGTATACTCAAGCGGAATACAAGCAGAGCCTCGGGGGCTGGACGAGGCGGTTATAAGGCTAATTCCGGTGATTGGATACAAGAATTCGCAGCACAGCAGCTGCGAATGCGCGGTTTGTTTGAATGAATTTCAAGAACATGACAAGCTAAGGATTATTCCAAATTGTAGCCATGTTTTTCACATTGATTGCATTGATGTTTGGCTTCAGAACAATGCAAATTGCCCTCTTTGTAGGACAAGCATTTCTTTAACAAGTAGGTTCAGCATTCATCAGCTTCTAACGCCTCcaacaacttcttcttctcctcctccttcttcttcttcttcatcttcatcaccACAACAATTGATTGAAGATGAAGACTTTGTTGTTATTGAATTGGGTGATGAGCGTGTTCGTGGTTTGGAATCATCACCATTACCAAGAACATGTTCTGTTGTTAGTTCTTCACCAAGGAAGAAAGGAATGAAGCTGAAGAAAGTGACAAGCATGGGGGATGAGTGCATTGACATGAGAGGCAATAAAGATGAGAACTTTTCAGTGCAACCAATCAGAAGATCTTTCTCTATGGATTCTTCAGGGGATAGGAAATTCTATTTGGCAGTTCAAGAAGCTTTgaagcagcagcaacaacaacagcagcagcagcacaACAACACCATTGAAGGCTGCAGTGGTGGAAGTGCAAGTGGAAGAGCTAAGAGATCATTCTTTTCATTTGGATATGGAAGTGGCAGATCCAGAAGTTCCGTGCTACCTGTTCTTTTGGACTCATAA
- the LOC107618904 gene encoding casein kinase 1-like protein 4 isoform X3, producing MDLLGPSLEDPFVYCGRKFSLKTVLMLADQMMTRIEYVHFKGFLHRDIKPDNFLMGLGRKANQVYIIDFGLAKRYRDSTTNRHIPYRENKNLTGTACYASCNTHLGIGLIFKTSCKSRIMKLECWSNKDVGASSWDGTHKRPRN from the exons ATGGATTTGCTTGGGCCTAGTCTTGAGGATCCCTTTGTGTATTGTGGAAGGAAGTTCTCATTGAAGACAGTATTGATGTTGGCTGATCAAATG ATGACTAGAATAGAATATGTGCATTTCAAAGGTTTTCTACATAGAGATATAAAGCCTGACAACTTCCTCATGGGACTTGGTCGGAAAGCAAACCAG GTTTACATAATTGATTTTGGGCTTGCAAAACGATATCGGGACTCTACAACTAATCGCCACATCCCTTACAG GGAGAACAAAAACTTAACGGGGACTGCATGCTATGCAAGTTGCAATACACATCTTGGGATTG GATTGATTTTTAAGACGTCTTGTAAATCAAGGATAATGAAGTTGGAGTGTTGGAGCAACAAAGATGTTGGAGCAAGTTCTTGGGATGGAACTCACAAGAGACCAAGAAATTAA
- the LOC107618904 gene encoding casein kinase 1-like protein 4 isoform X2, with protein MDLLGPSLEDPFVYCGRKFSLKTVLMLADQMMTRIEYVHFKGFLHRDIKPDNFLMGLGRKANQVYIIDFGLAKRYRDSTTNRHIPYRENKNLTGTACYASCNTHLGIAHLSSWNLFHFQMSLRNKIEVSHESRRRAASLPMLLCHGI; from the exons ATGGATTTGCTTGGGCCTAGTCTTGAGGATCCCTTTGTGTATTGTGGAAGGAAGTTCTCATTGAAGACAGTATTGATGTTGGCTGATCAAATG ATGACTAGAATAGAATATGTGCATTTCAAAGGTTTTCTACATAGAGATATAAAGCCTGACAACTTCCTCATGGGACTTGGTCGGAAAGCAAACCAG GTTTACATAATTGATTTTGGGCTTGCAAAACGATATCGGGACTCTACAACTAATCGCCACATCCCTTACAG GGAGAACAAAAACTTAACGGGGACTGCATGCTATGCAAGTTGCAATACACATCTTGGGATTG CTCATCTCAGCTCCTGGAATCTCTTCCACTTCCAAAT GAGCTTAaggaacaaaatagaagtttcacaTGAATCAAGAAGGCGAGCTGCTTCATTACCCATGTTGCTGTGTCATGGAATAT GA
- the LOC107618904 gene encoding casein kinase 1-like protein 4 isoform X1 → MDLLGPSLEDPFVYCGRKFSLKTVLMLADQMMTRIEYVHFKGFLHRDIKPDNFLMGLGRKANQVYIIDFGLAKRYRDSTTNRHIPYRENKNLTGTACYASCNTHLGIAHLSSWNLFHFQMSLRNKIEVSHESRRRAASLPMLLCHGICDDVVPYKYGEKSAQCLCSSGFRYVAFKSYDG, encoded by the exons ATGGATTTGCTTGGGCCTAGTCTTGAGGATCCCTTTGTGTATTGTGGAAGGAAGTTCTCATTGAAGACAGTATTGATGTTGGCTGATCAAATG ATGACTAGAATAGAATATGTGCATTTCAAAGGTTTTCTACATAGAGATATAAAGCCTGACAACTTCCTCATGGGACTTGGTCGGAAAGCAAACCAG GTTTACATAATTGATTTTGGGCTTGCAAAACGATATCGGGACTCTACAACTAATCGCCACATCCCTTACAG GGAGAACAAAAACTTAACGGGGACTGCATGCTATGCAAGTTGCAATACACATCTTGGGATTG CTCATCTCAGCTCCTGGAATCTCTTCCACTTCCAAAT GAGCTTAaggaacaaaatagaagtttcacaTGAATCAAGAAGGCGAGCTGCTTCATTACCCATGTTGCTGTGTCATGGAATAT GTGATGATGTAGTTCCATACAAATACGGAGAGAAATCAGCCCAATGCTTATGTTCATCAGGATTTCGATATGTTGCATTCAAAAGCTATGATGGATAA